The genomic region GCTTTGGCTCTAGCTCATCAGCCCGGTTCAGCAGATCGCGACGGGTCATTTGGTAGGCGTGCTCACACACCATTCTGCGCGACTGGAAGCTGAATACGTTAGAGGAAAACAGCATGGCATCGTCTCTTGTCGGCTCAAACAGGAGAAGGTCTTTATCCGGGTAATCCGTTGCGTAATGGGCCACGCCCGACTGCATGCGCGAGTAAACCATGGTGCGGAACATCTGTGACAGCAGGTTGGGCATGCCCGAACGGGTCAATTCTCCGGGAGCCATGGTTCCGGCTCTAACGGCCGCGCTGGCGTCAATCGGTACCTGGGGGTTTACTGCAAAAACCAGATCTGCGCCATCTTCGAACGCTACTGAGGCATGCAAGCCTTTGCGCAGCGTTCCGTCCACATAATACCTGCCATCGATATCAACCGGTACATACAGCCCAGGTGATGCCGTGCTCGCCTGAATGGCTTTGGAAATCGGTACGTGATCAAACCCAGGCGCCCCAAAACACACAGCCTCAGTGCTTTCCACATCTGCGGCCACAATATACAGGCTGCGCTTCAACTGTCGGAAATCGTTTGATCGCCCCAGCATAGAAAACGCACGCTTGAGATACTCATGCAGCCCTTCGTTATCAAAAAGCCCGGCGGGCGCTGCCTGCGCCAATATGGTGAGAGCTTCTAACAGGCTCTGGTCGTAAGGGTTACTAATAAAGCTGCGAACGGCGGTAGAAAGCAGCCCGGGCACGGCCAACAGCCGGCTTCCGATTTCTTTGAACGCGGGGCGAAAGAACACGTCTGGGTGAAAAGGATGAACCTCAGCTTCATTGCGCACGAAGATACGGCACAATTGCGCAGTGGTCATCTGATTCGCCAGGTTGGCCGCAACAAACGAACCGGTGTTAACGCCTACATAGACATCAAGGTTGTTGAAATCCAGCCCATCCAGCGCTTCATCCAGCGCCCGGAGCGCGCCAATCTCATAAATGCCACCCAACGGGCCGCCTCCACCGAGTGCGAGCCCGATGCGTGGAGTAGGTTTCAGATCGGTTGGCGTTTTCATAGCCTTTCCTTTTCCGGATAAATAGCCAGCGCTGCCGTCTTGGGTTTACTCGGCCGAAGGTAGCGACCAAAGCCGGCGTTACGCAACGCAAGATCCACGCAGCTTTTGATAACGTGGGGCGAATCCAGCAACAGCACATCTTTCAAAAGCTTCACCGCCCACTCTTTGCTAACACTGCGAACCACTGATTTTACTTTCGGCAGGCTGGCCGCGTTCATAGACAAGGAATCGTAGCCCATGGCCATCAATAGCACTGCCCCTCCGGGATCTCCGGCCAATTCACCGCAGATACCCAAGGGTTTACCCACCGCATGGGCATCCTGAGCGATACGCACCAGCGCCTGCAGTACGGCTGGGTGGTAAGAGTGATAAAGCTGCGCAACGCGGGGATTGTTGCGGTCTACCGCGAGCAAATACTGAGTCAGATCGTTGGAGCCAACTGAGAGAAAGTCCACACGATCGGCCAGCTCACGAATCTGGTACACAGCAGCGGGTATTTCTATCATTACGCCCACTTTGGGCATGTGGATGTCATAACCCTCTTCCCTCACCTCATGGTAAACCCGGTAAATAAGGTGCAGGGATTCTTCAACTTCGGAAATATTGCTGATCATGGGCAACATGATTTGAAGGTTGTTCAGGCCTTCACTGGCTTTCAGCATCGCCCGCACCTGAACAAGGAAGATCTCGGGATGATCCAATGTAACTCGAATACCCCGCCAACCCAGAAACGGGTTTTCTTCTTCAATCGGGAAGTAGGAGAGGGATTTGTCGCCGCCGACGTCCAGGGTGCGCATGGTTACTGGGTTGGGTGCAAACGCCTCCAACTGCTCACGATAATACTGACGCTGCTCCTGTTCCGACGGGAAGCGATCCTTGATCATGAAAGGCACTTCGGTGCGGTACAGCCCTATGCCTTCGGCGCCGTGAGACAACGAGCGCACCACATCAGTCATCAGCCCGGTATTGACCAGTAGCGGGACCCGGTGGCCATCGGTTGTTTCGCAGGGCAGATCACGAAGCGCTTCCAGCCCCCGGTCGATCTCATACTCTTCATCACAGATGTCTTGGAAAAATGCCCGAAGCTCGGCCGAGGGCGAAGCAAAAATCTGCCCCTCAAAACCATCCACAATCAGCTCCTTGCCATCGAGCTGATTAACCGGAATATCCACCAGCCCCATAACGGTGGGCACACCCATCGCACGGGCAAGAATGGCCACGTGAGAGTTGCTGGAGCCTTTAACGGACACCAGACCCACCAGCTTCCCTCGGGGCACCTCACCTAACATGGCTGGGGTTAGCTCTTCACTGACCAGAACCGTACGCTCTGGGTAGACCACATCTTCCTGCTTGCCTTCCTGTAGGTAGGAAAGCAGGCGACGGCCGAGATCGCGAATATCCACTGCCCTTTCTTGCAGGTAGTGGTCATCCATCATTTCAAACTGGCGGACATACTGCAGAACCACCTGCTTTAGAGCCCCCTGCGCCCAGATCCCTTCCCGAATCCTGTTATTGACCTCTCCGGGCAAGGCTTCATCGCTCAGCATTCGAAGATACACGTCAAACAACGCTAGCTCTTCCGGGCGCAAGCGTGAGGTCAGCCGTTTTGCAACGGCTTCGATATCTTCACAGACCGCCTGCACTGCATACTGGAACAGCTTCAATTCCTGCTCAATATCTTCCGTCGGCCTCTCGGGCACTGCATCTAGATCTGCGGCAGGGTAAACCACCACGCCACGGCCAATCGCCACGCCTGGCGAGCCGGGCACACCGTCGAAACTCACGTCGTGGGCTTCTTCACCGGTCAAAGACAAGCCGCTGATGGCGCCGGTTGCTTCGCCGTGGGCGATAACGCCGGCAAGCTGAGCAGACACGGTAACCAGAAACGCTTCTTCACCCTCGTCGAAACACCGGGAGCTTTCCCGCTGTTGAACCACAAGCACGCCGAGTACCCGGCGATGGTGAATAATAGGAACCCCGAGAAAAGACCGGAAGCGCTCTTCGCCGGTTTCAGGGAAGTATCTATAGCGGGGGTGGGACGGTGCATCTTCTAGGTTAATGGGCTCTTCCCTGGAGCCCACAAGCCCGATCAGCCCTTCGGAATGCGCAAGGCTCACCTTGCCCACGGCCTGCGGGTACAGGCCTTCTGTCGCCATCAGAATGTAGCGGTTGGAGGCGGGATCCAGCAGATAAACAGAGCACACTTCCGTTGCCATAGCTTTCTGCACACGCGATACAATGATGCCCAGCGCCTCGTGAAGATCCCGGGCACTGTTTACCTCTTGTACAAGACTTCGCAGAATGCTCAGCATGGGTGTGTCAGTCCGTTATTTCGCCTGTTCCTTTAAACGCCGGTTATGCTCGCTTCGTTGCCACTGCTCCATGTTGTAGAACAGCCTTGGCGCAAGTTCTCTCAGCGCACGTCGATATACTTCACGCTTGAACGATACCACCTGACCCAACGGGTACCAGTAGCTTACCCACTGCCAACCATCAAATTCCGGTGAATCCGTACCGTCAACACGCACTTGAGCGTCTGGTGATAACATCCTCAGCAGGAAC from Marinobacter sp. LV10R510-11A harbors:
- a CDS encoding patatin-like phospholipase family protein, with product MKTPTDLKPTPRIGLALGGGGPLGGIYEIGALRALDEALDGLDFNNLDVYVGVNTGSFVAANLANQMTTAQLCRIFVRNEAEVHPFHPDVFFRPAFKEIGSRLLAVPGLLSTAVRSFISNPYDQSLLEALTILAQAAPAGLFDNEGLHEYLKRAFSMLGRSNDFRQLKRSLYIVAADVESTEAVCFGAPGFDHVPISKAIQASTASPGLYVPVDIDGRYYVDGTLRKGLHASVAFEDGADLVFAVNPQVPIDASAAVRAGTMAPGELTRSGMPNLLSQMFRTMVYSRMQSGVAHYATDYPDKDLLLFEPTRDDAMLFSSNVFSFQSRRMVCEHAYQMTRRDLLNRADELEPKLAKYGIKLRRDRLEDEQRTISTSLYGEMLPLYVAKSRKKKAAEKGKLATGLENVTHLFSKAE
- the ptsP gene encoding phosphoenolpyruvate--protein phosphotransferase, whose protein sequence is MLSILRSLVQEVNSARDLHEALGIIVSRVQKAMATEVCSVYLLDPASNRYILMATEGLYPQAVGKVSLAHSEGLIGLVGSREEPINLEDAPSHPRYRYFPETGEERFRSFLGVPIIHHRRVLGVLVVQQRESSRCFDEGEEAFLVTVSAQLAGVIAHGEATGAISGLSLTGEEAHDVSFDGVPGSPGVAIGRGVVVYPAADLDAVPERPTEDIEQELKLFQYAVQAVCEDIEAVAKRLTSRLRPEELALFDVYLRMLSDEALPGEVNNRIREGIWAQGALKQVVLQYVRQFEMMDDHYLQERAVDIRDLGRRLLSYLQEGKQEDVVYPERTVLVSEELTPAMLGEVPRGKLVGLVSVKGSSNSHVAILARAMGVPTVMGLVDIPVNQLDGKELIVDGFEGQIFASPSAELRAFFQDICDEEYEIDRGLEALRDLPCETTDGHRVPLLVNTGLMTDVVRSLSHGAEGIGLYRTEVPFMIKDRFPSEQEQRQYYREQLEAFAPNPVTMRTLDVGGDKSLSYFPIEEENPFLGWRGIRVTLDHPEIFLVQVRAMLKASEGLNNLQIMLPMISNISEVEESLHLIYRVYHEVREEGYDIHMPKVGVMIEIPAAVYQIRELADRVDFLSVGSNDLTQYLLAVDRNNPRVAQLYHSYHPAVLQALVRIAQDAHAVGKPLGICGELAGDPGGAVLLMAMGYDSLSMNAASLPKVKSVVRSVSKEWAVKLLKDVLLLDSPHVIKSCVDLALRNAGFGRYLRPSKPKTAALAIYPEKERL